GACCGGAATGAACAGGTGAATGATGGTTTCTTCCTGAACAGACTCCAAAAGGCCTGGGATTACCGGAAAAAGATAGGGTATGTGGAAAACTGCCGACTCGTGTTCGGGGAGGCAGATGAGCTGCCTGCCCTTGTGATCGATAAATTCAACGATTACCTCGTGATCCAGACCCTGGCGCTGGGGATAGACCGTTGGAAACCAGCCATTGTGGCTGCGCTGGAAAAGATTTTCTCTCCCAAAGGGATCTATGAAAGGAACGATGTACCTGTGCGCGAACTGGAAGGTTTACCACAGCAAAAGGGCTTTTTAAGCGCTCCTTTCGACACTAATATCATCTTGAAAGAGAATGGGTTAAAGTTCCATGTGGATATTGTAAACGGCCAGAAAACAGGGTATTTCCTGGACCAGCAGGATAACCGCCGGGCTATCCAGCATATTGTAAAAGGTGCTGATGTACTGGAAGCGTTCTGCTATACCGGTACTTTCTCCTGCCACGCTGCCCATTACGGGGCTAAAAGCGTGCTGGGGCTGGATATCTCAGAACATGCCGTAGCCACTGCCCGCCGGAATGCCGAGCTGAATGGCCTGCAGGATATCTGCCAGTTCCAGGCCGTGAATGCTTTCGACCAGTTGAAGCAATGGACCAAAGAAGACAAGAAGTTCGATGTAGTGATCCTGGACCCGCCGGCCTTTACCAAAAGCCGGGAGAACATCCAGAAAGCGATCACCGGTTATAAGGAGATTAACCTGAGGGGGATGAAGTTGCTGAAGCCCGGAGGGTTCCTGGTTACCGCCAGTTGCACCAACCTGGTAGATCCTTCTATGTTTCTGGAAACCATTGATATGGCGGCAAAGGATGCGCGGAAGAAGTTACGGCAGGTTACGTTCATGACACAGGCGCAGGACCATCCTATCCTTTGGAATATTGAGAATACCACCTATCTGAAGTTCCTGATCGTAGAGGTGCAGTAGAAGGCTGATTTGAGGAAGGCAGGATGCTGGCATGTATGGGGGGAAGATATGGGGAAGACCTGCGGTAGTAAGGAGGTAGTAGAGAGATAGGTGGACTTGATGTGGACTTGATGTGGACGGGATGTGGACGGGATGTGGACTTGATGCGGACTGGATGTGGTTCAGAAGTTAACTTAAATAAGAAAAGGCTACCATAGCGGTAGCCTTTTTCAATATCTTGGAACTTCCTTGTTACTTGACCACATTGAATTTCCCCGATTCTACGAGGTTTCCGTTCTTTTCACGTAACTGGAAGATATATAGGCCGCTATAATAGTTATCGAGGTTCACCTGTGTGCGTTGTGCTATATTCTTCAGGTGATCTACTTTTTTACCGAGGAAGTTGTAAACAATAATTTCGTAAACCTTATCGTTATTACGCTGGATCTCGAAAAAGATCTTAGTAGTAGCAGGATTAGGATAGGCTTTGACAACTTTACTCACACCCTCCGTTTCGGGAAGGGATTTAGTACTTTGAGACCATGCCGGAAGGGATATGGTACAGAGTAGGATAAATAAAATGAGTGTAGAGTTCTTCAACATAGTATCCAAAGATAATGATTTTTTTAAATATCTGTCAAACTTTTTCGGTTTTGATCCTATTATAAATATAACAAAACCTAAGCCAAAATGTATCTGTTTGCAGCGGTTTTTTGAAAATTTTAACGCTTGTTAACGTTTTTCAGAAGCTCGGACAGGTTACACTGTTCAAAGTTGAGTTCCGGCTGTTCAGGAAACTTTTGAAAACCATAGACAGTTCAAACCCTCCCATTGCCTGGCTGGCAGTCCGCAGCCGGGAAACATTCACATCGTAACTCATTCCAATTTCGTAGGTACCCATATCCAGCCTGATCATGGGAACCACGGCATCGTTCCATCTGAAGAACAGCCCGCCATAGAAACCCCTGTCTGATTCCAGCCCCTCATCGTACAAGCTGTAACCTATCATGGCCCCGCCAATAAATTCTGAATAAGAGCCCTGGTGCACCTGGTTGTAATGTGCAATCACCTTGATCCGTTCAGCCACGGGAACCGTAATGCCCATGTTAAAACTCAACTTCGGGTCCAGCGTAATAGTCTTATCATCGTAAAAGGAAACCTTGGGCCGGTTGAAATGATAATAGGCCGCGCCGACAAAGTAATTGCTTTCTTCTCCCAAAGACCCATTGTAACTCATGCCCACACCTGCATCCCAGTAAGTATAACCTATCCTGGCCATTCTTCCTTCTTCCCCGGTAGCGGCGGCAGGATCAAAACGGCCATTGGTATATTGGTTATTGAAAGTGAGGTGAGTAGGATCAAACTGCCGCTGTACCATACCTCCCATAAAACCCAGGGAAAGGAAGCTGCTTTTGTCTTCACTCAACGATTTGTGGTAGTTCAGGGCCGGCAATACCTGAACGGACTGCAGCCTGGAAGAGCCTGCCCGGTCGTACGACATTTGTAAACCTGCCGTGATATGGTCGTTATATTGCCCGATGGGGAATTTCATTTCCCCGCTCATGGTGCCCGTCTGATAAGGAATGGTAACACTGTTCCATTGATTGCGGTAAACTCCCTGTATGCGCACATCTCCTTTAAACAGGCCGATCAATGCCGGATTGCGCAGTATAGGTGTTTCAGCAAACTGTGACAGATGTATATCCTGGGCCTCAGCACTAAGCGCCATACTACAGCAAAGGAGCAGGCGCGCACTTTTCCACAGCGTTTTCATCGTCTTCGGCTTTTTCATGGTATGGTGTTATCGGAATAAAGTTACGTTTCCTTTTAGTTGGAATTTCTCTTTTGTGTCACAAACCGCCTCAAAAAGATAAATATACACGTCCGGCGGCAAAGCTTTTCCCTTCAGCGTACCGTCCCAACCCTGGCTGATATCTTCTACATTGAAATTCTCTCTTTTGAATACTTCCTGCCCGAAACGGTTAAAGATCCGCAGGGATCTGATCACCTGCACACCCTTTCCGCGTGGATAAAATACATCGTTCGCACCATCTCCGTTGGGTGTAAAACCGGTGGGGAAGAACACAATGCCCTGATCACATACCAGCTTGATGTTCACCACATCTGTTTTTTTACAGCCATTATTGTTTGTTACTTCCAGCGCGTAGTCCATAGACTGGCGGATGGCAGATACCGTTTGCGGACATGTTGAACAATCAAGATACGTGCTAGGTTTCCATTCCCACTTGATCACATCATTGCTGTAAGTGGAAGTAAGGTTCACCAGGCTGCCAACTGTTACTACCTGGTCCGGCCCCACATTTACGGCAGGTACCGGTTTCACGGTCACGGTCACCTGTGCGCTGGCAGAAGGGCAGGCCACATCGTTACCGGCCACTACGGTATAAGTAGTATTGGCTGTTGGCGTAACAATAGGCATGGCAGTAGCCGGCCCGCTGATGGCATCCGTATTAGGCGTCCAGCTGTAAGTGGCAGCTCCTTCGGCACGCAGTTGTGCACTCATGCCCAGGCAGATGGCTGTATCCGCGCTTACCTGTAAACGAACAACAGGCACTACTTTCAACTGTACCGTATCACTGGCCGAACAACCGTAGACATTAGTGGCAATGGCTATATAAGAAGTGTCTTTTAATGGAGAAACAACAGGATTAATGCAATTGGTACAACTTAACTGGTAAGCAGGTTGCCAGGCCACCGGATCGTTGCTGATCGCCTGCAGTGTTACGCTGTTGCCTTCACATATTTTAGCCTGTGGTGTTGTGGCATGCACAAATGGAGTAGGGCGCACAGGGATTTGAACTGTAACAGAATCCACACAGTTACGTGCATCTGTTACGATCAGCTTCACCGGGAAAGGGCCACTGGCATTATATTTTGTTGGTGCAGGAACCTGTATGACGGATGTTGTTCCATTCCCCAGATCCCATTTCCAGTTTGTCAGAGGGATGTTGGGAGAAGGAACAGAAGATTCGGAAAACCTTACCGGTTGGCCTTCGCAGGCTGTTGCTGCCAGTGTAAAACCCGCAATAGGCGCTATTACATTTAAATGATCTCTTTTCACAATCGTATCTGCACAATAGGCAGGATCGTTATACCGGATGATCAGTGTGTCTGTAAAAAGCCCTTTCACCAGCATTGTTTTTTTGATGTCTACATCCGTGGTGGTTAAGCTGGTACCATCCCCGAACCTCCAGTTGTAGCTGTCTACCAGGGTATGCGGCACATGCACCACGCCATAATCTACTTCGCTGCTGCGGCAAATGGTACCTACACCGGTATGAAAATCTGCTGTGAAAACCTGTATTGTTTTGAAGATGGTGCTCATGCAATTCTGTGCTGCATTCCTTACTGTCAGCCGCACATTGTAAGTGCCGGGTTGGGTATAGGCATGGACAGGATGCATGCTGTTGTCAAATGGAGAGTTATCAGCAAAATCCCACTCATAAGTATCGGTAGCTGAACCGGCAGAAGTATTTGTAAAGTTATAAGCGTTCTTGTTATCACATCGGCGGGTAAAGCTGAAATCAGCTACAGGACCAGTATTGGTGAGCGTGATAGGTGTTGCAGCGGTGAAACATCCATTGGAACCTGCACTCATTTGTATGGTAACGGGGCCGCTTGTACGAAATACACGATTGATGTCGTTCTCGGGGCCCTCGTAAGTTGTACCATCTCCAAAGTCCCAGCGGTAGCGGCTGGCGTTGGTGGCAGTTGCCAGGAGGCGGGCACTGGTACCTGCACAATTGTCCGGCCGCGTAGCCGTAAAACTTACGTTGGAAGGTGCAGCACCTGTTTTTACCAGTTGTGGAAAGTTGTGGGTTGCTGTACAACCCTGCTGTGTGGTAACGGCAAGACTTACATTGAAATTACCCGCCGAGTTATAGGTATGTGTAATACCTGGCGTTGTACCATTGCTACTTTGGCTATCTCCGAAAACCCAGGCATAGGAGGCTACAGGGTCGTTATTGATAGTGGTAACACTGGCGGAAAGATTCGCAGTAAAAGGTACGCAGCCCTGCAATCCTGCTCCGGAAACATTGATCACAGGTGCAGCCAGCCTGATAAAGTCCTGCTTCTTAAGTGTTTTTGTACAGCCTGTTGTATTGCTGACGGTGAGTGTGATATCAAATGTATCTATACGGGTGAATTGATGCTGAACAGTAGGGGAGTTGGTGGTAACTATTGGTGTGCCATCCCCGAAGTCCCATATCCGTTGAACTCCTCCGGGTGTCAGGTCTGTAAAAGTGGCGGTGTAAGGGCCACAGGCGATGGGCGTATTTACTGAAAAGTCTGGTACCGGCGGAGCATACACTACAAAGTTTTGCGTGGCGCTGCTGGTACTGTTTGAATAATAAGCAGTAAGGATAACCGTTACAGGCCCTGCATTCGGAAAGGTGATCACCGGGTTGAGGTCATTGGAAGTGTTGCCATTACCAAAGTTCCATATACAGGAAAGAGGTGTACCGGTGCTGGTATTCCGAAAGGTAAAAACAGCAGGGGCACACTGGCTAGCGGGGGAAGCGGTATAAGTAAAGCCAGCCTGCTGCGCTTTTATGAATGCCGGAGCAACCAGCATGCAAAGCAGCAACAGCAAGGGCCGGCTACGTATAGCATGCGGGTTTTTCATATGAGGTGCAGGGACGGTTCTCATCATTTACAAAGGATATGGGATACTTATGAATTATACAAATATATAATATTATTGTCAAATTACCGCAAAAGGGTGATGTTCCCTTTGACTAGCAATGGTTCATTAGAATCACAGGTCATTTCCACGTAATAGATATAAACATCCGGGTTAAGCAATACGCCGCCGAACTTGCCATCCCATCCGCAGCCCGGATCGTCTGTATTGCAGTTACTTCTTTCAAATACCATTTGTCCCCAGCGGTTGAATATTTTAAATGATTTGATACCGCTTATGCCTCTCCCCCTTACATAGAAGATGTCGTTCTGCCCATCTCCGTTGGGGCTGAAAGAGTTAGGAATAAAAGCGGTGCTGGCCGGGCAGACCAGTTTGATCGGCAACAGTGCGATGGTGGCGCAGCCATATTGGTTAGTGGCAGTAATGTTGTAGGTCACATCTCCTTTGGGCGTGGCTATAGGGGATGGGCAGTCTGTGCAGGTGATCCATTTGTCAGGATACCACTGCCATTGAACGATATCAGGGGAACCCTGTACACCCAAGGTCACTTCGGCACCTGCCGGCACTACTCTTCCCGGACCGGGATTAACCACCGGGGAAGGATTTACAGTTACCAGCACATTCACTGTATCTGTAAAGCAGGCATCATTACCATAACCGATCACCTGGTATTGTGTAGTGGTAGCCGGTCTTGCAAACGGATTGGCAATATCAGCCCTGCTCAGGCCGGTGGCCGGTATCCAGCGATAACGCATGGCGCCGCTTGCAGAAAGCTGTGTTTGCTTACCACTGCAGATCACCGCATTATTAGATCTTACATCGAAAGGATGTGATACGGTTATGCGCATAGAATCGTTAGCTATGCAGCCGAAGTTGTTTATCACGCGTACACGGTAAGTAGTATCCATTACAGGATTCACATTTGGGTTGGCGTTGCCTGCATCTGAAATATTGTAATTGGTCCAGGAGTATGTTCCGGGGCTTGCATTGGATTGTAGTTGAAGCGACTGCCCTTCGCAGAGTACAGCTTGTTTCGGCATCACATTCACAGTCGGTAATGGATTCACCGAAACGGGTACTATAGCTGAATCCGGGCATTTATTGTTCTCGTTGCGGATCAACAGTTTTACCTGGTGGTTGCCGGGTGTTCTGAACACCATCCGCGGATTGGCGCCGGTAGCGTTGGTGGGCACATTGTCCAGCTGCCATACCCATCTGGTACCTGGCAGTCCCTTGCCCTCTGATCCCATGAAAACAATAGAATCGCCGGCACAGATAGGATTCACGGGGCTTAAAAGTGCTTCCGGAAGTGGTTCTACTTTTACAGGCATTGTGAGTTCAGCTGTACATCCATAGAAACTGGTCACCACCAGTTTAGCCTGGTAGGTACCTACGCCGCTGTAAAAATAGGTTGGGTTGAGCGCTGTGCTTACATCATCTGTTCTGTTGGTAATACCAAAATCCCAGAGATAGGTTTGCGGCTGCTGAAGCCTCAGATAAGAAAGGCTGGTACTGCTATTGGTGAAGAATACATCACCTGCATCACATGCCAGTGCATCGTCTACCGCAAAAGATGCATTCGCCTTATCTACGATGATCGTTTCCTCGGGGCCTTGTGCAGGCACTCTGCAACCTTGCGCATCTTCCAGGATCACCCTTGGATGATAGATACCCTCTTTATCGTAAGTGTATTTGTAAGAGTTAGTGGTAGTGATCTGAACATTCCCGTTATCAAAGTCCCATATGTACTTCACAGCATTCGTAGAGGTAGCAGAGATCGTCATTTCATGTGGCACGCAACCGGTTTTCGGTGTCATGTCGCGGGTACCGGTAGGACCCTTGATAGTGATCTGCCGCGAGGTAGAATTGATGCACTCACCGGCGGAATAAACATCCAGGCGGATGGTGTAGGTGCCGGGCAGGTTAAATACGTGTGAAGGGTTTTGCAGGCTGGAGCGGCTGCCATCTCCAAAATCCCATACGGAACGCACGTATTGGCTGCTTTCATTTGTGAACTGTACGAGTACCGGAGGGCATGCCTGCAAATCGGATGGCATGCTGAACTTTGCAACCGGATCAGGAATAATAACAAATTTGCCTTTCGTTACTGTTTCCGTACAGCCGATGGTGTTAGTAACAGTCAATGTTACATCATACTCACCGGGTGTTGAATAGGCTTTTACCGGATGCTGCAGGTTACTTGTAGCGCCATCTCCGAATTCCCATGCATACGTAAGCCCGCTGCCTGTTGAAGTATTGCTGAATTGAATAGGCTGGTCCCTGCAGGCAATGGTGGAAGGTGTACGGAAGTTTGAAGTAACGCCTGTTACTGGAACCGGTTTGGTGATGGACGTCACACATCCTGCATTGTCTTCTACCTGTAACCGCACATTATATGTACCGGTTTGCGCAAAGGCATGTTTGTAATCTACCGGTTTGGTTTGCAATACCTGGGGTGTAGTACCGTCTCCAAAATTCCATGTCCAGGAGCGGATGTTATAACCATGAGAAGCAACAGAGGCATCTGTGAATAATTGTTCATCTCCCTTACAATTCCGGCCGGTAAAATTGAAATCAGCTGTAGCGCCGTTCACTTTTACAGGGATGATGTTGGATGCGCTGACACAGCCGTTCCTGTCTAACACCGTCAGTACAACATTGTAATCACCGGGTGTGTTATATGTTTTGGAAATGGAAGTACCCGGAACCGGAGCATATGTACCATCTCCCCAATTCCATGCATAGGAAGCAATGTTGGCAGGGTTGGTATTACTTCTTGTAAAAGTAACTGAACCGCCTGCGCATATTTCTGTATTAAGCGCAGAGATAATGGGCTTTTCATCAATCACTTCTATCGTTACCGCATGTACAGATTCGCAATTGCCGTCATTCACCGTAAGGCGGATGGTATATACTCCCGGTGCTGCATACACGTGCGTAGGTGAAGGAGTGGTCACCAGCGGGGTATTATCTCCAAAATCCCATGACCAGAAACGGGGTGTTCCCGCTATAGGGCCAAAGTCTGAAAGGTCTGTGAAGTTCACCGTATACCTGTCGTTACAATTCCTGTTGATCATGAAATTGGCAATAGGAGGCAGGATAGTGATAAAGTCTATTTTAGTAAGGGTACGGCGGCAACCATAATTGCTCACGGTAAGTGTTACATCGTGCCTGCCGATATTGCGGAAAATATGTGAAGGGTTTTCCGCTGTTTCCGTACTGCCTCCATCGTCCGGGAAATACCAAAGCCATTCTGTGCCGCGGGGAACAGATTGATTCACAAAGTTAACCGGGAATCGCTGGCAGGGATTCTTCGGATCTCCGTCAAATTGCACAACAGGTATTCTGCCGGCGCGTACAGTAGTGTCTATAGTATATTGGCAGCCCCCCGTTATATTCACCACCAGCCGTACGTTAAATATACCTTCTGTGGTATAAGTATGAGAAGGTTGTACAGCAGTAGAAGTGGTGCCGTCTCCAAAATCCCAGCTATAACCGGTGATCATGCCGGCACTCAGTAAGGTGGCACTGAATGTAGTGCTGAGCGGCAAACAGCCTTCAGGATTTGAGATATACATCTGTACATCCGGTTCTTCCACGCGGATGTAATCAGGCAGTGTTACACTGGCCTCACAACCCTGGTCAGACCTCACCCGCAATGCAACATCATAACTGCCAAATCGTGTATAGCTATGGGTTGGGTTCAATCCTGTACCTGTAGTACCATCTCCGAAATTCCAGAACCATTCTGTGGCGCCGGTGGATGTAGAAGTGAATTGTGTGTTGAAAGGAATAGCGCAACCCTGTGGAGGTGTTGCCGTAAAGCTGGCCACCGGAGAGGGATGCACTGTAATGGTTTTGGTAATGGTTTCCATACAACCCGGCAGGCCGGATTCCAGCGTGAAAACATAATCACCTGGCGCCGAAAAGTAATAGGAAGCATCCGTGCCATATGTTTGTCTTCCATCCGGTAAGGTCCAGGTAGAAAGCGTTGGGCGTGGCATGGTGGTATTGATCAGGGGTACATTAACACCTGTACAAACCGGGCCCTGCGTGGTAAAATCAGCCCTTGTTTTTTCAATGGTGATGAACGCAGGTTTAGTGATCACTGCTTCGCAACCTTGTGCATTCCTTGCCCTTAAGGTTACAGTAAAACGCCCTTCCTGCTGGTATTCCACGGTAGGGTTGGCAGCTGTTGAAGTAGTGCCGTTCCCAAAGTCCCAGGCATAGGTTAAACCTGCCGGGCCGGTACTGGTGAAATTAACAGTCAGGGGTGTGGTGCAGCTGCTGAAGGCATCAGAGGTGAAATCCACGTTTGGCGTTTCCCCAACATTGATCAGCCGGGCTTTTTCAAGACCGGCTGAACAACCGAAACTATTGGTAGCGATGATGTTAATGGAAAAGTTCCCGCCCACGTTATAGGTATGGGTAGGGTTGGGGTCAGAAGTGATCACACCATCCCCAAAGTCCCAGGTCACATTTTGCAGGGTACCGGAACCGGGGGTACTCTGGTCTGTAAACTGGATAGGTAAGGGCGTACATCCGACTACGTTGGACACTGAGAACTGGGGTACCGGTCTCGCATATACTTCAATGTTCTCGCTATATGTTTTTGGGCCACCTGGATAAGTAACCGTTAAGGTTACTTTGTAAGTACCGGGGTTGAGATAGGTGATACCGGCATCCCTTGTGGTAGCGGTAGAACCTTGTCCAAAGTCCCACAGGTAGGCGGTGGCACCGTTGTCAGACATGTTGGTAAAGGAAAGGGCGTGTGGAGCGCAATCGTTTTGTTTGCCATTAATAGTAAACCTTACTGTCTGTGCACTGGAATGCAGGGAAGCCGCAGTACATGCAAGCAGTAGGATGGCGCAATACGTTCTAAAACAGCACAACTGTTTTTGGTAGTTCATGGATATCGGATATAGTCGCAGGTGCATGGGGCAATGTGCCCAATTCGTAATCTGATCTAAAATTAATATTTAAAAAACAATTATCTGTCTATATTAACATTATGTTTTCATACTGTTAACTGAATTATCACTTATTTGCTGCCTGGCGGAGGTATGCTACTCAATCATTCTCAGGCCTTTCTACCATTTGAATCAAGCAATTAGTACAAACAGTTAACAGGTATGCCTGCATTAGACAAGTCTTATTGGAACGCCCGTTACGAGCGTGGCGAAACGGAGTGGGATATGGGAGCAGTTTCCCCCCCTCTCAGAGAGTACATCGATCAGCTTCCCAACAAAAATCTTCGTGTATTAATTCCCGGCGGTGGCAACAGCTACGAAGCCAGGTATCTATGGGACAATGGGTTTAAGGATATAACGGTATTGGATATATCCTCCGTATTGATCGACAGGCTAAAAAGAGAACATCAGCAAACAGGGATCAAATTTGTTGTAGGAGATTTTTTTGAGCACGAATCCGAGTACGACCTCATTATTGAACAAACCT
This DNA window, taken from Chitinophaga niabensis, encodes the following:
- a CDS encoding class I SAM-dependent rRNA methyltransferase; the encoded protein is MTKVFLKKKIQNRVLLGHPWIFGNEVGQIDGEVNPGDIVDVFTHTGVFVGRGYINPQSQILVRLLTRDRNEQVNDGFFLNRLQKAWDYRKKIGYVENCRLVFGEADELPALVIDKFNDYLVIQTLALGIDRWKPAIVAALEKIFSPKGIYERNDVPVRELEGLPQQKGFLSAPFDTNIILKENGLKFHVDIVNGQKTGYFLDQQDNRRAIQHIVKGADVLEAFCYTGTFSCHAAHYGAKSVLGLDISEHAVATARRNAELNGLQDICQFQAVNAFDQLKQWTKEDKKFDVVILDPPAFTKSRENIQKAITGYKEINLRGMKLLKPGGFLVTASCTNLVDPSMFLETIDMAAKDARKKLRQVTFMTQAQDHPILWNIENTTYLKFLIVEVQ
- a CDS encoding T9SS type A sorting domain-containing protein, whose translation is MLKNSTLILFILLCTISLPAWSQSTKSLPETEGVSKVVKAYPNPATTKIFFEIQRNNDKVYEIIVYNFLGKKVDHLKNIAQRTQVNLDNYYSGLYIFQLREKNGNLVESGKFNVVK
- a CDS encoding PorP/SprF family type IX secretion system membrane protein — translated: MKKPKTMKTLWKSARLLLCCSMALSAEAQDIHLSQFAETPILRNPALIGLFKGDVRIQGVYRNQWNSVTIPYQTGTMSGEMKFPIGQYNDHITAGLQMSYDRAGSSRLQSVQVLPALNYHKSLSEDKSSFLSLGFMGGMVQRQFDPTHLTFNNQYTNGRFDPAAATGEEGRMARIGYTYWDAGVGMSYNGSLGEESNYFVGAAYYHFNRPKVSFYDDKTITLDPKLSFNMGITVPVAERIKVIAHYNQVHQGSYSEFIGGAMIGYSLYDEGLESDRGFYGGLFFRWNDAVVPMIRLDMGTYEIGMSYDVNVSRLRTASQAMGGFELSMVFKSFLNSRNSTLNSVTCPSF
- a CDS encoding PKD domain-containing protein, which encodes MMRTVPAPHMKNPHAIRSRPLLLLLCMLVAPAFIKAQQAGFTYTASPASQCAPAVFTFRNTSTGTPLSCIWNFGNGNTSNDLNPVITFPNAGPVTVILTAYYSNSTSSATQNFVVYAPPVPDFSVNTPIACGPYTATFTDLTPGGVQRIWDFGDGTPIVTTNSPTVQHQFTRIDTFDITLTVSNTTGCTKTLKKQDFIRLAAPVINVSGAGLQGCVPFTANLSASVTTINNDPVASYAWVFGDSQSSNGTTPGITHTYNSAGNFNVSLAVTTQQGCTATHNFPQLVKTGAAPSNVSFTATRPDNCAGTSARLLATATNASRYRWDFGDGTTYEGPENDINRVFRTSGPVTIQMSAGSNGCFTAATPITLTNTGPVADFSFTRRCDNKNAYNFTNTSAGSATDTYEWDFADNSPFDNSMHPVHAYTQPGTYNVRLTVRNAAQNCMSTIFKTIQVFTADFHTGVGTICRSSEVDYGVVHVPHTLVDSYNWRFGDGTSLTTTDVDIKKTMLVKGLFTDTLIIRYNDPAYCADTIVKRDHLNVIAPIAGFTLAATACEGQPVRFSESSVPSPNIPLTNWKWDLGNGTTSVIQVPAPTKYNASGPFPVKLIVTDARNCVDSVTVQIPVRPTPFVHATTPQAKICEGNSVTLQAISNDPVAWQPAYQLSCTNCINPVVSPLKDTSYIAIATNVYGCSASDTVQLKVVPVVRLQVSADTAICLGMSAQLRAEGAATYSWTPNTDAISGPATAMPIVTPTANTTYTVVAGNDVACPSASAQVTVTVKPVPAVNVGPDQVVTVGSLVNLTSTYSNDVIKWEWKPSTYLDCSTCPQTVSAIRQSMDYALEVTNNNGCKKTDVVNIKLVCDQGIVFFPTGFTPNGDGANDVFYPRGKGVQVIRSLRIFNRFGQEVFKRENFNVEDISQGWDGTLKGKALPPDVYIYLFEAVCDTKEKFQLKGNVTLFR
- a CDS encoding PKD domain-containing protein → MNYQKQLCCFRTYCAILLLACTAASLHSSAQTVRFTINGKQNDCAPHALSFTNMSDNGATAYLWDFGQGSTATTRDAGITYLNPGTYKVTLTVTYPGGPKTYSENIEVYARPVPQFSVSNVVGCTPLPIQFTDQSTPGSGTLQNVTWDFGDGVITSDPNPTHTYNVGGNFSINIIATNSFGCSAGLEKARLINVGETPNVDFTSDAFSSCTTPLTVNFTSTGPAGLTYAWDFGNGTTSTAANPTVEYQQEGRFTVTLRARNAQGCEAVITKPAFITIEKTRADFTTQGPVCTGVNVPLINTTMPRPTLSTWTLPDGRQTYGTDASYYFSAPGDYVFTLESGLPGCMETITKTITVHPSPVASFTATPPQGCAIPFNTQFTSTSTGATEWFWNFGDGTTGTGLNPTHSYTRFGSYDVALRVRSDQGCEASVTLPDYIRVEEPDVQMYISNPEGCLPLSTTFSATLLSAGMITGYSWDFGDGTTSTAVQPSHTYTTEGIFNVRLVVNITGGCQYTIDTTVRAGRIPVVQFDGDPKNPCQRFPVNFVNQSVPRGTEWLWYFPDDGGSTETAENPSHIFRNIGRHDVTLTVSNYGCRRTLTKIDFITILPPIANFMINRNCNDRYTVNFTDLSDFGPIAGTPRFWSWDFGDNTPLVTTPSPTHVYAAPGVYTIRLTVNDGNCESVHAVTIEVIDEKPIISALNTEICAGGSVTFTRSNTNPANIASYAWNWGDGTYAPVPGTSISKTYNTPGDYNVVLTVLDRNGCVSASNIIPVKVNGATADFNFTGRNCKGDEQLFTDASVASHGYNIRSWTWNFGDGTTPQVLQTKPVDYKHAFAQTGTYNVRLQVEDNAGCVTSITKPVPVTGVTSNFRTPSTIACRDQPIQFSNTSTGSGLTYAWEFGDGATSNLQHPVKAYSTPGEYDVTLTVTNTIGCTETVTKGKFVIIPDPVAKFSMPSDLQACPPVLVQFTNESSQYVRSVWDFGDGSRSSLQNPSHVFNLPGTYTIRLDVYSAGECINSTSRQITIKGPTGTRDMTPKTGCVPHEMTISATSTNAVKYIWDFDNGNVQITTTNSYKYTYDKEGIYHPRVILEDAQGCRVPAQGPEETIIVDKANASFAVDDALACDAGDVFFTNSSTSLSYLRLQQPQTYLWDFGITNRTDDVSTALNPTYFYSGVGTYQAKLVVTSFYGCTAELTMPVKVEPLPEALLSPVNPICAGDSIVFMGSEGKGLPGTRWVWQLDNVPTNATGANPRMVFRTPGNHQVKLLIRNENNKCPDSAIVPVSVNPLPTVNVMPKQAVLCEGQSLQLQSNASPGTYSWTNYNISDAGNANPNVNPVMDTTYRVRVINNFGCIANDSMRITVSHPFDVRSNNAVICSGKQTQLSASGAMRYRWIPATGLSRADIANPFARPATTTQYQVIGYGNDACFTDTVNVLVTVNPSPVVNPGPGRVVPAGAEVTLGVQGSPDIVQWQWYPDKWITCTDCPSPIATPKGDVTYNITATNQYGCATIALLPIKLVCPASTAFIPNSFSPNGDGQNDIFYVRGRGISGIKSFKIFNRWGQMVFERSNCNTDDPGCGWDGKFGGVLLNPDVYIYYVEMTCDSNEPLLVKGNITLLR
- a CDS encoding methyltransferase domain-containing protein; its protein translation is MPALDKSYWNARYERGETEWDMGAVSPPLREYIDQLPNKNLRVLIPGGGNSYEARYLWDNGFKDITVLDISSVLIDRLKREHQQTGIKFVVGDFFEHESEYDLIIEQTFLCALDPALRMAYARHMYDLLWEKGALVGLLFNREFDEPGPPFGGGIKVYRRMFEPYFNFKIFAPCYNSHPARQGKEVFINFRKLDQLSKKR